From one Tindallia californiensis genomic stretch:
- a CDS encoding apurinic/apyrimidinic endonuclease family protein — protein MFDFITLEEKIFQTLSHEAFKEWMITSDIHGFEVSVHKTLLPFALYQDFLKSFSAHRMVFHYHVPNFIPGNEFAIERWFEDDAIKKHYEAFFYQLLQLHESSSVDYHPIITFHGAAHRSDHAFHAREATRYFCDFALNLFEQFRMPFALAIETLHRSSEQWGSKRKDLVSLVYDFDTPRFGICWDMVHDARNGETSLLPDRFFLDKVLIGHLHGFGNFEDTKKDHLPLWSSELDLKEQIKYLKHAQPEVPVIHELLACRCNNYEHMLQKDLLHKQEYLRQQAIN, from the coding sequence ATGTTTGATTTTATTACCCTTGAGGAAAAAATCTTCCAAACTCTTTCTCACGAAGCTTTTAAGGAATGGATGATTACTTCTGATATCCACGGTTTTGAAGTTTCTGTCCATAAAACCCTACTGCCTTTTGCATTATATCAGGATTTTTTGAAATCTTTTTCGGCTCACCGTATGGTTTTTCATTACCATGTACCCAATTTTATCCCTGGAAATGAATTCGCTATTGAACGATGGTTTGAAGATGATGCCATCAAGAAGCATTACGAAGCTTTTTTTTATCAACTTCTTCAGTTGCATGAAAGCAGTTCGGTAGACTATCATCCTATTATTACCTTCCACGGAGCAGCCCATCGCTCTGATCACGCATTTCATGCCCGGGAGGCTACCCGATATTTTTGCGACTTTGCCTTGAACCTTTTTGAACAATTTCGTATGCCCTTTGCTTTAGCAATAGAAACGCTTCATCGATCTTCGGAACAATGGGGAAGTAAACGAAAGGATTTGGTCTCTCTGGTCTATGACTTCGATACTCCTCGTTTTGGTATTTGTTGGGATATGGTACATGATGCCCGCAATGGAGAGACTTCTCTGTTACCGGACCGTTTCTTTCTTGATAAAGTGCTGATTGGCCATCTTCATGGGTTTGGGAATTTTGAGGATACAAAAAAGGACCATTTACCGCTTTGGTCCAGTGAGCTTGATCTTAAGGAGCAGATAAAATACTTGAAACATGCCCAACCAGAAGTGCCTGTTATTCATGAACTCCTGGCCTGCCGATGCAACAATTATGAGCATATGCTTCAAAAGGACCTTTTGCATAAGCAGGAGTATCTTCGACAGCAAGCGATTAATTAA
- a CDS encoding ion transporter, with amino-acid sequence MATKEHSWKHRIRQIIYQTDTPAGYLFDVLLILSILINSLLIILESVEGIRMVHGQKMINLQYIFVAIFTIEYGLRVYTVENRRAYVMSFFGIIDFLAILPFYLAFVMPVARLFPVLRTLRLLRLFSVFKMVRYVDEAGVLLKALRASRPKIIIFLSTILLIIVIMGALMYTIEGPENGFVDIPESMYWAVVTVSTVGYGDISPQTELGKLLASVLMITGYGIIAVPTGIITSEMSRVSREAEKQENLPLARCPQCGQGKHMKEAMYCYACGVNFHKKNF; translated from the coding sequence ATGGCTACTAAAGAACATTCATGGAAACATAGAATCAGACAAATTATCTATCAAACCGATACACCGGCAGGATATCTTTTTGATGTATTACTGATCCTGTCGATTCTTATTAATAGCTTGCTGATTATCCTCGAAAGTGTTGAAGGTATCCGAATGGTTCATGGTCAAAAAATGATAAACCTGCAGTATATTTTTGTTGCCATTTTTACAATAGAATATGGCTTGCGAGTGTATACAGTAGAAAACCGACGTGCTTATGTCATGAGTTTTTTTGGTATCATCGATTTTTTGGCAATTCTTCCCTTTTATCTTGCCTTTGTGATGCCTGTAGCTCGATTGTTTCCTGTGCTGAGAACTCTACGGTTGTTAAGGCTGTTTAGTGTGTTCAAAATGGTTCGTTATGTTGACGAAGCAGGTGTGTTGTTAAAGGCCTTGAGGGCTAGTCGGCCGAAAATCATCATTTTCCTGTCTACGATCTTACTGATCATAGTGATCATGGGAGCGTTAATGTATACCATTGAAGGGCCGGAAAATGGTTTTGTAGATATTCCTGAATCAATGTATTGGGCGGTTGTTACCGTTTCGACAGTGGGATATGGAGATATATCTCCTCAGACAGAGTTGGGGAAATTGCTTGCAAGCGTTTTGATGATTACAGGCTATGGCATCATTGCCGTTCCTACTGGCATTATTACCAGCGAAATGAGTCGAGTTTCCCGAGAAGCAGAAAAACAAGAGAATCTTCCGCTGGCCAGATGTCCTCAGTGTGGTCAAGGAAAACATATGAAAGAAGCAATGTATTGCTATGCTTGTGGAGTAAACTTTCATAAAAAGAATTTTTAG
- the rlmH gene encoding 23S rRNA (pseudouridine(1915)-N(3))-methyltransferase RlmH — MNITLISVGKIKEKYLTQAIQEYSKRLSRYCKLTHMEVADEKAPENLSAAEEEQIKAKEGQRILQKISEQHYLIVLDLGGDMLSSEGFAQKIDKLALTGKSQLAFVIGGSLGLSSEVLTRADEKLSFSKMTFPHQLMKVILLEQIYRGFRINRNEPYHK; from the coding sequence ATGAACATAACACTGATAAGCGTAGGAAAAATAAAAGAAAAATACCTGACCCAAGCCATTCAGGAATATAGCAAACGTCTAAGCCGATACTGTAAATTAACCCATATGGAAGTAGCCGATGAAAAAGCACCAGAAAACCTGAGTGCAGCAGAAGAAGAACAAATCAAAGCCAAAGAAGGCCAGCGAATCCTGCAAAAGATATCAGAACAACATTACCTGATTGTTCTGGATCTGGGTGGCGATATGCTTTCTTCAGAAGGATTTGCTCAAAAAATAGATAAGCTGGCCCTTACGGGTAAGAGTCAGCTAGCTTTTGTGATTGGCGGATCTCTGGGGCTTTCCTCAGAAGTATTGACAAGAGCCGATGAAAAATTATCCTTCTCTAAAATGACCTTCCCCCATCAGCTAATGAAAGTTATTTTATTAGAGCAGATTTACAGAGGCTTTCGAATTAATCGAAATGAACCCTACCACAAATAG
- the htrA gene encoding serine protease HtrA, whose translation MDEFKREEERETEETEKIEEMKEERAEERTEESDSEQYQTEEIAREPEASEPLEKPAETKPIEQPRKKASGLGRLFLLLILAALVGSSITFALIYQYLPEIMTHRGLLESPDTRQSVVIEPSDDISVYTAVAQKAMPSVVGITTVQVQQDRFFGTRRSEGLGTGVIVDERGYILTNSHVIGDGRAEQLAVILHDGSQEPAEVLWYEQSMDLAVIKVESETNLQPAELGDSDQLEVGEIAVAIGNPLGLNFERTLTQGVISGLNRSIQLGQGIAIDNLIQTDASINPGNSGGPLLNAQGQVIGINTAKVQTGEGLGFAIPINTSKPIVDQFIERGEFSRVYLGIRGYNVSDFEGATGITLSAESGVYIVEVVAGSVAEKADLRPGDVIVAIGEEEIETMGDLIRALYKYRPGCETTVKYIRNEQEQRTDIIFLD comes from the coding sequence ATGGACGAATTCAAAAGAGAAGAAGAAAGAGAAACAGAAGAAACAGAAAAAATAGAAGAAATGAAAGAAGAAAGAGCAGAAGAAAGAACAGAAGAAAGTGACTCAGAGCAATATCAAACAGAGGAAATAGCAAGAGAGCCAGAAGCTTCGGAACCGTTGGAAAAACCAGCAGAAACAAAGCCGATAGAACAACCAAGAAAAAAAGCCTCTGGTCTTGGCAGGTTATTTCTCTTATTGATCCTAGCGGCCTTAGTAGGCAGCAGCATTACCTTTGCGCTGATATATCAATATCTGCCAGAAATCATGACCCATCGAGGCTTGTTAGAGAGCCCGGACACCAGACAATCCGTCGTAATCGAACCTTCTGATGATATTAGCGTCTATACAGCCGTAGCCCAGAAAGCCATGCCCTCCGTAGTTGGCATTACAACAGTTCAGGTGCAGCAAGACCGGTTTTTTGGAACCCGGCGTTCCGAAGGTTTGGGGACTGGCGTTATTGTAGATGAAAGAGGATATATTCTAACCAACTCCCATGTCATAGGAGATGGAAGAGCAGAACAATTAGCTGTTATTCTTCATGATGGAAGTCAAGAACCAGCCGAAGTTTTATGGTATGAGCAGTCCATGGATCTGGCTGTTATTAAGGTTGAAAGTGAGACAAACCTGCAACCGGCTGAACTGGGCGATAGCGATCAGCTAGAAGTAGGTGAGATAGCCGTTGCTATTGGAAATCCTCTGGGACTGAATTTTGAACGAACCCTGACCCAAGGAGTTATTAGCGGGCTAAATCGTAGCATACAGCTTGGGCAGGGCATTGCCATTGATAATTTGATCCAGACCGATGCTTCGATTAACCCGGGTAATAGCGGTGGACCACTTCTCAATGCACAGGGACAAGTGATCGGTATTAATACAGCAAAAGTGCAAACCGGTGAGGGACTTGGCTTTGCCATCCCGATCAATACTTCCAAGCCAATCGTAGATCAGTTTATAGAAAGAGGCGAATTTAGTCGTGTCTATCTGGGGATCCGAGGATATAACGTCAGCGATTTTGAAGGTGCTACCGGAATCACCCTAAGCGCCGAAAGTGGTGTATACATTGTAGAGGTAGTAGCCGGTTCCGTTGCTGAAAAAGCAGATCTCCGACCAGGTGACGTGATCGTAGCCATTGGAGAGGAAGAAATAGAAACCATGGGAGATTTGATTCGAGCCCTCTATAAATACCGACCCGGTTGTGAAACAACCGTAAAGTATATTCGAAACGAGCAAGAACAACGCACGGATATTATCTTCCTAGATTAA
- a CDS encoding MBL fold metallo-hydrolase encodes MPATFCTLASGSSGNCHVLSDGNQQLLIDAGLSGKQIQSRLQKAGMQPENLSGILVSHEHSDHIKGAGILSRRFQLPIYANEKTWIAMEEKIGPVKPEHRKIFDSQKAFAIGDISVTPYRLSHDAADPVGFALEGHQFKICLATDLGHVPESLYEVACNSDLLVMESNHDVDMLNVGSYPYYLKRRVLSDQGHLSNESAGQAVVEMIRRNVKSILLAHLSRENNFPELAYSTVTGIMAEKGMKAGKDVNLSLSTREEISCLYAY; translated from the coding sequence ATGCCAGCAACCTTCTGCACGTTGGCCAGTGGCAGCAGTGGAAACTGTCATGTCTTGTCCGACGGTAATCAGCAGCTGCTCATCGATGCAGGGCTAAGCGGAAAACAGATTCAAAGCCGACTTCAGAAAGCAGGAATGCAACCAGAGAACCTTTCTGGTATCCTGGTAAGTCATGAGCATTCAGATCATATTAAAGGCGCGGGCATTCTTTCGCGCCGTTTTCAGTTACCCATTTATGCCAATGAAAAGACCTGGATTGCCATGGAAGAAAAAATCGGACCTGTCAAGCCGGAGCACCGAAAAATCTTCGACAGCCAGAAAGCTTTTGCCATTGGAGATATTTCCGTAACACCCTACCGTTTATCCCATGACGCCGCCGATCCCGTCGGCTTTGCTTTGGAAGGTCATCAGTTCAAAATATGCCTGGCAACGGACTTAGGACATGTTCCAGAATCTCTTTATGAGGTAGCGTGCAATTCAGACCTTCTGGTAATGGAATCCAATCACGACGTGGACATGCTAAACGTAGGCAGTTACCCCTATTATCTGAAACGACGGGTCTTATCAGACCAGGGGCATTTATCTAACGAAAGTGCTGGACAGGCGGTGGTAGAAATGATTCGCCGCAATGTCAAATCAATTTTGTTAGCCCATTTAAGTCGGGAAAACAACTTTCCTGAGTTGGCCTATTCTACCGTAACCGGTATTATGGCAGAAAAAGGAATGAAAGCAGGGAAAGACGTAAACCTTAGCCTTTCAACCAGAGAAGAGATAAGTTGTTTGTATGCATACTAA
- a CDS encoding UDP-N-acetylglucosamine 1-carboxyvinyltransferase: protein MEKEKLVIQGGVRLKGQVDISGFKNAAVAIIPATVAAGGPCVIDNLPGISDITILTQILEDMGAKVERNGQDPDNGSHSVNIDTTGMTECYADHDMAKNLRASYYLLGAALGRFKRAKVAYPGGCDIGVRPIDQHIKGFEALGAKVAIEHGIISVEAERLIGTEIYLDVVSVGATINIMLAAIRAEGRTVIENAAKEPHIVDVANFLNGMGADVRGAGTDVIKINGVPEVGGCHHTVIPDQIEAGTYMIAAAATGGDVVINKVIPKHLESVIAKLREMGVQITEEDESLCVRVDASKGLKNVSIKTLVYPGFPTDLQQPMSSLLTVAKGIGIVTETIFEGRFKHVEQLKKMGANIKVEGRMAVIEGVDRLMGATVTATDLRAAASLVIAGLMAEGETEVENIFYIDRGYDLFDEKMTRLGAKVHRVKA, encoded by the coding sequence ATGGAAAAGGAAAAACTAGTCATTCAAGGTGGCGTAAGATTAAAAGGTCAGGTAGATATCAGCGGATTTAAGAATGCAGCCGTAGCCATTATACCGGCAACAGTAGCCGCCGGTGGACCATGCGTTATTGATAATTTGCCAGGCATTAGCGATATCACTATTCTCACACAAATTCTGGAAGACATGGGAGCAAAAGTAGAGCGAAACGGACAAGATCCGGACAACGGCTCACATTCCGTTAACATTGACACCACCGGCATGACAGAATGCTATGCCGATCATGATATGGCAAAAAATTTAAGAGCATCTTATTACTTACTAGGAGCTGCCTTAGGACGTTTCAAAAGAGCCAAGGTAGCCTATCCAGGTGGCTGTGACATTGGTGTTCGGCCGATTGACCAACATATCAAAGGATTTGAAGCCTTAGGAGCAAAAGTGGCCATTGAACATGGCATTATTTCTGTAGAAGCAGAAAGGCTGATCGGAACAGAAATATACCTGGACGTTGTTAGTGTAGGTGCGACGATTAATATTATGTTGGCGGCTATTCGGGCTGAGGGAAGAACCGTTATCGAAAACGCTGCCAAAGAACCACATATTGTTGATGTTGCTAACTTCCTTAATGGCATGGGTGCTGATGTGCGAGGTGCAGGAACGGATGTTATTAAGATCAATGGGGTTCCGGAAGTGGGCGGATGCCATCACACGGTTATTCCGGATCAGATAGAAGCAGGAACCTATATGATTGCCGCCGCCGCTACTGGTGGAGATGTAGTAATCAATAAAGTAATTCCAAAACACCTGGAGTCTGTTATTGCCAAACTCCGGGAAATGGGCGTGCAAATAACCGAAGAAGATGAATCTCTATGTGTACGGGTAGACGCTTCCAAGGGTCTGAAAAATGTTAGCATTAAAACCCTGGTATATCCAGGATTTCCTACAGATTTACAACAGCCTATGAGTTCCCTGTTAACCGTTGCTAAAGGTATTGGCATTGTAACAGAAACCATTTTTGAAGGAAGGTTCAAACATGTGGAACAACTGAAAAAAATGGGCGCTAATATAAAAGTAGAAGGTCGAATGGCTGTTATTGAAGGTGTCGATCGATTAATGGGCGCCACGGTTACAGCAACAGATCTGCGAGCAGCGGCTTCCTTAGTGATTGCCGGACTAATGGCAGAAGGAGAAACAGAAGTAGAAAACATTTTCTATATTGATCGAGGTTATGATCTATTTGATGAAAAAATGACCCGACTTGGTGCAAAAGTGCATCGTGTGAAAGCATAA
- the yycI gene encoding two-component system regulatory protein YycI, translating to MDWTKAKNILIAAFLITNIFLLSVLYGGNQPEESAGISDQYATQTIEFLQEQQIELRTALPMFAPSLNSVTVEYRFFPLQETAYQFLGEDALRVDLHTYENHKGRVTVLEEKILIYENKEKGRMLTNFDEEKLMEMGETFLQTHHLDPEGLRLEQIYFGMEPEYQDEPLHKLVYQQTYQNRFIGESFVHIYIGQRGIVAVEALLLENMRSIGDGTTHTMISAPEALLRTVHQIQQHHSADTPAIITDILPGYYFPLHQKPIAEGDPVESGTAVPAWKIVLKDGKTFYQEAF from the coding sequence ATGGATTGGACAAAAGCAAAGAACATACTGATTGCGGCGTTCCTGATTACCAACATCTTTTTATTGAGCGTGCTTTACGGTGGAAACCAGCCAGAAGAATCCGCCGGCATCAGTGATCAATACGCCACACAAACCATCGAATTTCTACAGGAACAACAGATCGAATTAAGAACGGCACTGCCTATGTTTGCCCCTTCGCTAAACTCGGTTACAGTAGAGTATCGGTTTTTTCCTTTGCAGGAAACAGCCTATCAATTTCTGGGAGAAGATGCCTTGCGGGTAGATCTCCATACCTACGAAAATCACAAAGGCCGTGTTACGGTTTTAGAAGAAAAAATACTAATTTATGAAAATAAAGAAAAGGGACGGATGTTGACCAATTTTGACGAAGAAAAACTGATGGAGATGGGAGAAACATTTCTGCAAACCCACCATCTGGATCCAGAAGGATTACGGCTAGAACAAATTTATTTTGGCATGGAACCAGAGTATCAGGATGAACCCCTGCATAAACTAGTGTATCAACAAACCTATCAAAATCGATTTATTGGAGAAAGCTTTGTGCATATCTATATCGGTCAAAGAGGAATCGTAGCCGTGGAAGCCTTATTGCTGGAAAACATGCGAAGTATCGGAGACGGAACCACCCACACCATGATTTCAGCTCCGGAAGCACTGCTCAGAACCGTACACCAAATTCAGCAACACCACTCGGCAGATACGCCGGCTATTATTACAGACATTCTGCCGGGCTATTATTTCCCCTTACATCAAAAACCAATCGCCGAAGGGGATCCGGTAGAGTCTGGTACGGCCGTACCTGCATGGAAAATTGTATTAAAAGATGGAAAAACATTTTATCAGGAAGCATTCTAA
- the yycH gene encoding two-component system activity regulator YycH: protein MNKEKLKSLLLVFLIITSIMLTQRVWFRSPLELLQTEASYFEVSEELLEETRRAVLQPDRLVLGFGGGVNNSHHTHIDHRNLPPYWEAGKKLLAHFFTQELDVQVVPEETYFQAFSARNLEFHFGQGMPASLPAAMFGSMDNDITQNLHSIQKILIPAREQQTIYLMDAEGTYYQLTLEDMPEEIPWPDFVTMLEEKSFSSYVKYYPLFTYVENDVLLPLSYEKNVPRIFVESTMDTGNESRLHEKVRSFFDENFDFVKMIRETTGSHIYMYGYGQQEVRVSKTGRLEYTAETGNESGTNLNRAFNIALEFILRNEGFPEGAYLQEVTPIEENGNRGFRFAFGYHIQGFSVEQKRQNLSSPIIIEVFGDSVSRYRAMTRQVMGMPEVRPEGGIISPHRLIEDHFNALLEDLENRIVLEKDETGEEEERGQENTISGDELLRRIEDVVLVYWDRKDTHRRQMLIPAWRMTIDGEKYYFDAHEGIWLNREP from the coding sequence ATGAACAAAGAAAAACTGAAAAGCCTGTTGCTGGTATTTCTGATTATCACCAGCATCATGCTGACCCAGCGAGTCTGGTTCCGTTCGCCTCTGGAGTTATTACAAACAGAGGCTTCTTATTTTGAAGTAAGCGAAGAGCTTTTGGAAGAAACTCGAAGAGCTGTGTTGCAACCAGACCGTTTAGTGCTAGGTTTTGGCGGAGGCGTCAATAACTCACACCATACTCATATCGATCATCGGAATTTGCCCCCTTACTGGGAAGCCGGCAAAAAACTTTTGGCTCATTTTTTTACTCAGGAACTAGACGTTCAAGTGGTGCCTGAGGAAACTTATTTCCAGGCCTTTTCTGCCAGAAATCTGGAGTTCCATTTTGGTCAGGGAATGCCGGCTTCTTTACCAGCGGCTATGTTTGGATCCATGGATAATGACATTACCCAAAACCTTCATTCAATCCAAAAAATACTGATTCCTGCGAGAGAACAACAGACAATCTATCTGATGGATGCGGAAGGTACCTACTACCAGTTAACCTTGGAAGACATGCCGGAGGAAATCCCTTGGCCGGATTTTGTGACAATGCTGGAAGAAAAATCCTTCAGTTCCTATGTGAAATACTATCCTTTATTCACTTATGTGGAAAACGATGTGTTGCTACCCCTTAGCTATGAAAAAAATGTACCACGGATTTTTGTGGAAAGCACGATGGACACCGGCAATGAAAGTAGGCTTCATGAAAAAGTAAGAAGTTTTTTTGACGAAAACTTTGATTTTGTAAAAATGATCCGGGAAACTACCGGGAGCCATATCTATATGTACGGCTATGGACAGCAGGAGGTTCGAGTTTCAAAAACTGGCCGCTTGGAATATACGGCCGAGACAGGAAATGAATCCGGAACCAATTTGAACAGAGCTTTCAACATAGCCCTGGAATTTATCCTTCGAAATGAAGGCTTTCCAGAAGGCGCTTATTTACAGGAAGTTACTCCTATTGAAGAAAATGGTAACCGAGGGTTTCGGTTTGCTTTTGGCTATCACATCCAAGGATTTTCTGTGGAACAAAAACGACAAAACCTTTCAAGCCCCATCATCATAGAAGTCTTTGGAGATTCGGTGAGCCGGTACCGGGCGATGACACGGCAGGTGATGGGAATGCCGGAAGTAAGGCCGGAAGGTGGCATTATTTCACCGCATCGGCTGATCGAAGATCATTTTAATGCCCTGCTGGAAGATTTGGAAAACCGAATCGTCTTGGAAAAGGATGAAACTGGGGAAGAGGAAGAAAGAGGACAAGAAAATACTATCAGTGGCGATGAGCTGCTTCGTCGAATTGAAGACGTGGTATTGGTTTACTGGGACAGAAAAGACACGCACCGTCGGCAGATGCTAATTCCCGCATGGCGAATGACGATTGATGGAGAAAAATATTATTTTGACGCCCACGAAGGAATCTGGTTAAATCGGGAACCATAA
- a CDS encoding HAMP domain-containing sensor histidine kinase codes for MFKSIRIKMITIYFLLIFIAMVIVGVFIIQQFESYHLGVERNNIMQVSNSVAATLQNMDWEEQQDEAQETIGLYERVGMEIYIVEKDSNFKIVASTNPAHRNKNATHILEPELILGAFNGEEMEKDMVSSGQQSVRSKNMAFPLYDEASRISGVIYVRRDLGDIYQTLYQSRIILVQSTVVALMVTIVLGYFIAASITGPIRDVTSKASKMASGDFNQVVEVKSNDEIGQLASMFNYLTARLKTSLQEISNEKQKLDAILTYMADGVVATSMEGNLVHINPRALSMLSLDRKQSQQMVFDEIFHASSPALCLKDFQGDPSGWSGSEILAMRDGRKIRASYAPYRNEEEEMEGLIFLLQDITEHEKLETIRKEFVANVSHELKTPLTTIKSYTETMLEGGVDDPEMQQQFLSVIDSEADRMARLVRDLLQLSNMDFQQTKWEQQPIHLSELTQKTLTTMEHTIKSKNQQLVYQPPEEMILTNGDEDAIEQVILNILSNAIKYTPEEGEIRVYLQKENESAALTIQDNGIGIPSQDLPRVFERFYRVDKARSREQGGTGLGLSIAQQIMEAHGGTLHLYSREDKGTRVIMRFPLRGKDVETILETGLETGLETDGKGVILS; via the coding sequence ATGTTCAAAAGCATTCGCATCAAGATGATAACCATCTACTTTTTACTCATTTTTATCGCCATGGTAATTGTGGGTGTTTTTATTATACAACAATTTGAAAGCTATCATCTGGGCGTGGAACGAAACAATATCATGCAGGTTTCCAATAGTGTCGCAGCTACCCTTCAAAACATGGACTGGGAAGAACAGCAGGATGAAGCCCAGGAAACCATTGGTTTGTATGAACGGGTAGGGATGGAAATCTACATTGTGGAAAAAGACAGCAATTTTAAGATTGTAGCCAGTACAAATCCGGCACATCGAAATAAAAACGCTACTCATATTCTGGAACCAGAGCTGATCCTGGGAGCCTTTAACGGAGAAGAAATGGAAAAAGATATGGTGAGTAGCGGGCAACAAAGCGTTCGTTCTAAGAATATGGCCTTTCCTCTTTATGATGAAGCCAGTCGTATTTCAGGTGTGATCTATGTCCGGCGGGATTTAGGCGATATTTATCAAACCCTTTATCAGTCACGTATTATTCTGGTTCAGTCTACCGTAGTGGCGTTGATGGTAACCATTGTTTTAGGCTATTTTATTGCCGCCAGTATTACCGGACCGATTCGGGATGTTACTTCCAAAGCATCCAAAATGGCCAGTGGTGATTTTAATCAGGTGGTGGAAGTAAAATCCAACGATGAAATCGGTCAGTTGGCCAGCATGTTTAATTACCTTACGGCAAGACTTAAAACATCTCTGCAGGAAATTTCTAACGAAAAACAAAAATTAGATGCCATTCTGACCTATATGGCGGATGGGGTAGTAGCCACCTCTATGGAAGGGAATTTGGTGCATATTAACCCCAGAGCTCTTTCTATGCTGTCGCTGGATCGGAAACAAAGCCAGCAGATGGTGTTTGACGAAATTTTTCATGCGTCCAGCCCAGCGCTCTGTCTCAAAGATTTTCAGGGAGATCCCAGCGGATGGAGTGGAAGCGAAATTTTGGCCATGAGAGACGGGAGAAAAATAAGAGCCAGCTATGCCCCTTATCGTAATGAAGAAGAAGAAATGGAAGGATTGATCTTCTTATTGCAGGATATAACAGAACATGAAAAACTGGAAACGATCCGTAAAGAGTTTGTTGCCAATGTTTCTCACGAACTGAAAACACCTCTTACTACCATTAAAAGCTATACAGAAACCATGCTGGAGGGCGGTGTGGATGATCCGGAAATGCAACAACAGTTTTTAAGCGTTATTGACAGCGAAGCCGACCGTATGGCCCGGCTAGTAAGGGATTTATTACAATTGTCTAATATGGACTTTCAACAAACTAAGTGGGAACAGCAACCAATTCATTTGTCTGAGTTGACCCAAAAAACTCTGACCACCATGGAGCATACCATAAAATCCAAGAATCAACAGTTGGTGTATCAGCCACCGGAAGAAATGATCCTGACCAATGGAGATGAAGACGCTATTGAACAGGTAATTTTGAATATCCTTAGTAATGCGATTAAATACACGCCGGAAGAAGGCGAAATCCGGGTATATTTACAAAAAGAAAATGAATCCGCTGCATTGACCATTCAGGACAACGGCATTGGTATTCCCAGTCAGGACTTACCCAGAGTCTTTGAACGGTTTTACCGGGTCGACAAAGCTCGATCGCGGGAGCAGGGAGGAACCGGTTTGGGACTCTCTATTGCCCAGCAGATTATGGAAGCTCATGGTGGAACCCTTCATTTATACAGCCGTGAAGACAAGGGAACACGAGTGATTATGCGGTTTCCTCTAAGAGGAAAGGACGTAGAAACAATCCTGGAAACAGGCCTAGAAACAGGCCTAGAAACAGATGGAAAAGGTGTCATCCTATCTTAA
- a CDS encoding response regulator, whose product MKTTVLIVEDEKKISDIVKFNLEKDGYHTEVAYDGEEALEKVAQAKPDLILLDLMLPKLDGFQVCRKLREHHTMPIIMLTAKEEEVDKVLGLEMGADDYITKPFGMRELLARVKANLRRSVGTESGSGSNRIEAGHLSIDLSKYEVKKDSTVLELTIREFELLRFLAVQPDQVFTREQLLKEVWGYEYYGDIRTVDVTVRRLREKVEDDAGSPQFIMTKRGVGYYFRRP is encoded by the coding sequence ATGAAAACCACCGTATTAATAGTGGAAGATGAAAAGAAAATATCCGATATTGTTAAGTTTAATCTGGAGAAAGACGGATACCATACAGAAGTTGCCTACGATGGCGAGGAAGCTCTGGAAAAAGTGGCACAGGCAAAACCGGATCTTATCTTACTGGATCTGATGTTGCCTAAACTCGATGGTTTTCAGGTATGTCGGAAATTGCGGGAACATCACACCATGCCCATTATTATGCTGACGGCTAAGGAAGAAGAAGTGGACAAAGTGCTGGGTCTGGAAATGGGAGCCGATGATTATATTACAAAACCCTTTGGGATGCGCGAACTGCTTGCCAGAGTAAAAGCCAATTTACGGCGAAGTGTCGGGACAGAAAGTGGTAGTGGTAGCAATCGGATTGAAGCCGGCCATCTAAGCATCGATTTATCCAAGTATGAAGTGAAAAAAGACAGCACGGTTCTGGAACTAACCATTCGTGAGTTTGAACTGCTGCGCTTTCTGGCCGTACAGCCAGATCAGGTATTTACCAGAGAACAACTCTTGAAAGAAGTGTGGGGATATGAATATTACGGAGATATTCGAACCGTAGATGTAACCGTTCGACGTCTTCGGGAGAAAGTGGAAGACGACGCTGGAAGTCCACAGTTTATTATGACCAAACGAGGCGTTGGATACTATTTCAGGAGGCCTTAG